From Candidatus Methylomirabilis tolerans:
AAGACTATGCAATGGTACAGGCACCAGGACCGGATGTGATGCGACTGCGCGTCGGCATTACAGAGGCCGGCAAGAATACCCCGGTGCTGGATCAACTCACCGCCGTCCATCCGGGTAGCCTGCTGTTGTCGAAAGGCAAGAAAGCGCTCGCCGGCACCGAGTCGTTTGTCGGCAAGGCGACGATCGAAGCGGAGGTGACCGACAGCCAGACCGGTGAACTGCTGGCTGCCGGGGTCGATCGGCGGGGCGGCGGCAAGTATGCCTGGAAGTCGCTGCGTCGATGGACAGATGTCGAAGAGGCCTACGCCTATTGGGCCAAGAAATTCCGCTGGCGGGCCTGCGTGCTGCGAGGCGAGGCGAAATGTGAGCTGCCGGAAGATTAGAGGTGGGGACAGGACGCGGAGACAAAGGGGCTGATGGCTGGGCTCCGCCTGCAGGGCTCCAAGATCAGCGGGATCAACTGGAGGGCTGAACACCCGTTCCTGCTCGTGCCCGCGCAACAGGTCGTCGGGCAGTTCCTGGCCACGTTTAAGGAGTTCCCACCGCGCCAGAAGGTTGGCAGTTGGTCCTTGGACGGTGTGCCGGAGAAGCGTCAGGAGGGCGGCGGTGGCGGCCAGAAGTGACGTTACGCTGAACGAAACGCTGACTCAACTCACCGGGGCACCCGTCCCAACGGGGTGCGGCCCAAGGACCGTGGAAATCACCTGAGAAGGCCCGATTCTAACAAACCGATGCCATGACCAAAATAGTCTTATGTCAAACAGGATTTGCTCGCGGGCCTGAAGGTCGGCGACAAACGCTTCAGAACGCACCTCGATAGTTACAACTGAGTCCGAATTGACCCTAAAGAACAGCGTACTGTCTCTGACAAGGCTCGCTCCAGCGTCTTAGCCACCCACACTAACGAAAGGAGACTCGCTGATGCTTCTACTACGAATCGTCCTAGTCGTTCTTGCTGTCGCTGTCGCACTGCCCGCCACTGCCCAGGATAAGGGCG
This genomic window contains:
- a CDS encoding DUF3313 domain-containing protein — protein: DYAMVQAPGPDVMRLRVGITEAGKNTPVLDQLTAVHPGSLLLSKGKKALAGTESFVGKATIEAEVTDSQTGELLAAGVDRRGGGKYAWKSLRRWTDVEEAYAYWAKKFRWRACVLRGEAKCELPED